The following are from one region of the Vitis riparia cultivar Riparia Gloire de Montpellier isolate 1030 chromosome 14, EGFV_Vit.rip_1.0, whole genome shotgun sequence genome:
- the LOC117931265 gene encoding galactinol synthase 2-like has translation MAPTLASATGLAKAASISSRAYVTFLAGNGDYVKGVVGLAKGLRKVKTAYPLVVAVLPDVPAEHRRILKEQGCIVKEIEPVNPPENQTQFTMAYYVINYSKLRIWEFVEYSKMIYLDGDIQVFGNIDHLFDLDDGYFYAVMDCFCEKTWSNSPQYKIGYCQQCPEKVKWPAEMGPETPFYFNASMFIFEPNLSVYDDLLSTLKITPASTFAEQDYLNMFFKDTYMPITLTYNLGLPMLWRHPEHVDLERTKVVRYCAAGSKPWRYTGKEENMEREDIKMLVKKWWDIYNDESLDYGNSSANGQPCIGCLDDS, from the exons ATGGCTCCTACTTTGGCCTCTGCAACTGGTTTGGCCAAGGCTGCCAGCATTTCCAGCCGGGCATATGTGACGTTCTTGGCCGGAAACGGCGACTACGTGAAGGGCGTGGTGGGGCTGGCCAAGGGGCTGAGAAAAGTTAAAACCGCATACCCACTTGTGGTGGCGGTACTGCCGGACGTCCCGGCGGAGCACCGCCGCATTCTGAAGGAACAGGGCTGCATCGTCAAGGAGATCGAGCCGGTGAACCCGCCGGAGAACCAGACCCAGTTCACCATGGCCTACTACGTCATCAACTACTCCAAACTCCGCATCTGGGAG tTTGTGGAATACAGTAAGATGATATACTTGGACGGAGACATACAGGTGTTTGGTAACATAGACCATTTGTTTGATTTGGATGATGGGTATTTCTATGCTGTGATGGACTGTTTCTGTGAGAAGACGTGGAGCAACTCGCCGCAGTACAAGATTGGGTACTGCCAGCAGTGCCCGGAGAAGGTGAAGTGGCCGGCGGAGATGGGTCCGGAGACTCCTTTCTATTTCAACGCCAGCATGTTTATCTTCGAGCCTAACCTCTCCGTCTATGACGATCTCCTTAGCACTCTCAAGATCACTCCTGCTAGCACTTTTGCTGAGCAG GACTATTTGAATATGTTCTTCAAAGACACGTACATGCCCATTACACTAACCTACAACCTTGGTTTGCCCATGCTATGGCGCCACCCAGAACACGTTGACCTTGAAAGAACCAAAGTTGTTCGCTATTGTGCTGCC GGTTCAAAGCCATGGAGGTATACTGGGAAGGAGGAGAACATGGAGAGGGAGGATATAAAGATGTTGGTGAAGAAGTGGTGGGATATATACAATGATGAGAGCTTGGATTACGGGAACTCATCTGCAAACGGACAGCCGTGCATCGGCTGCCTAGACGATTCATGA
- the LOC117931262 gene encoding ABC transporter I family member 20-like isoform X1, translating to MAVKDISKQTVEINNLRFTYPGIDGQPPPGSTPLIDHFSLALNSGDRCLLVGSNGAGKTTILKILGGKHMVEPHMVRVLGRSAFHDTALTSSGDLCYLGGEWRRDVAFAGFEVPIQMDVSAEKMIFGVSGIDPQRRAELIKVLDIDLSWRLHKVSDGQRRRVQICMGLLKPFKVLLLDEITVDLDVLARADLLKFLRKECEERGATIIYATHIFDGLENWPSHLVYVAHGKLQLAMPMEKVREMSNLSLMRTVESWLRKERDEGRKRRKERKAVGLPEFESQVEGSRVAGDPARAAVRALNNGWAAGRLHSTIAGEENFFLSSNSVLRQ from the exons ATGGCAGTGAAGGACATCTCGAAGCAAACGGTGGAGATCAACAATCTGAGATTCACCTACCCAGGAATCGACGGCCAACCTCCTCCCGGATCTACGCCTCTGATCGACCACTTCTCTCTCGCTCTCAACTCCGGCGACCGCTGCCTCCTCGTCGGATCCAATGGCGCAG GGAAAACTACAATTCTGAAAATCTTGGGTGGGAAGCACATGGTAGAACCTCACATGGTTCGAGTACTTGGAAGATCGGCTTTTCATGACACTGCCTTGACATCTTCTGGTGACCTCTGCTATCTTGGAGGAGAg TGGAGGCGAGACGTTGCCTTTGCTGGTTTTGAGGTTCCGATTCAAATGGATGTTTCAGCTGAGAAAATGATATTTGGAGTATCAGGTATTGATCCTCAAAGAAGAGCTGAACTAATCAAG GTTTTAGATATTGATCTATCATGGAGACTTCACAAGGTGTCTGATGGTCAGAGAAGACGGGTGCAAATCTGTATGGGTCTCCTCAAGCCATTCAAA GTTCTTCTTCTAGACGAGATAACAGTTGATCTTGATGTACTGGCCAGGGCCGACCTTCTGAAGTTCCTCAGAAAGGAATGTGAAGAGCGAGGTGCTACAATCATCTATGCGACGCATATATTTGATGGTCTGGAGAATTGGCCATCCCATCTT GTGTATGTGGCTCATGGGAAATTACAATTAGCAATGCCAATGGAAAAGGTCAGGGAGATGAGCAATTTGTCACTAATG AGAACAGTGGAGAGTTGGTTAAGGAAGGAAAGAGATGAGGGgaggaaaagaaggaaagaacGAAAGGCAGTTGGCCTTCCAGAATTTGAAAGCCAAGTTGAGGGCAGCCGAGTGGCTGGGGACCCTGCTCGTGCTGCTGTTCGTGCATTGAACAACGGATGGGCTGCTGGAAGACTGCACTCCACCATTGCTGGTGAAGAGAATTTTTTCTTAAGTTCAAACAGTGTCTTGAGACAATAA
- the LOC117931262 gene encoding ABC transporter I family member 20-like isoform X2, with protein sequence MAVKDISKQTVEINNLRFTYPGIDGQPPPGSTPLIDHFSLALNSGDRCLLVGSNGAGKTTILKILGGKHMVEPHMVRVLGRSAFHDTALTSSGDLCYLGGEWRRDVAFAGFEVPIQMDVSAEKMIFGVSGIDPQRRAELIKVLLLDEITVDLDVLARADLLKFLRKECEERGATIIYATHIFDGLENWPSHLVYVAHGKLQLAMPMEKVREMSNLSLMRTVESWLRKERDEGRKRRKERKAVGLPEFESQVEGSRVAGDPARAAVRALNNGWAAGRLHSTIAGEENFFLSSNSVLRQ encoded by the exons ATGGCAGTGAAGGACATCTCGAAGCAAACGGTGGAGATCAACAATCTGAGATTCACCTACCCAGGAATCGACGGCCAACCTCCTCCCGGATCTACGCCTCTGATCGACCACTTCTCTCTCGCTCTCAACTCCGGCGACCGCTGCCTCCTCGTCGGATCCAATGGCGCAG GGAAAACTACAATTCTGAAAATCTTGGGTGGGAAGCACATGGTAGAACCTCACATGGTTCGAGTACTTGGAAGATCGGCTTTTCATGACACTGCCTTGACATCTTCTGGTGACCTCTGCTATCTTGGAGGAGAg TGGAGGCGAGACGTTGCCTTTGCTGGTTTTGAGGTTCCGATTCAAATGGATGTTTCAGCTGAGAAAATGATATTTGGAGTATCAGGTATTGATCCTCAAAGAAGAGCTGAACTAATCAAG GTTCTTCTTCTAGACGAGATAACAGTTGATCTTGATGTACTGGCCAGGGCCGACCTTCTGAAGTTCCTCAGAAAGGAATGTGAAGAGCGAGGTGCTACAATCATCTATGCGACGCATATATTTGATGGTCTGGAGAATTGGCCATCCCATCTT GTGTATGTGGCTCATGGGAAATTACAATTAGCAATGCCAATGGAAAAGGTCAGGGAGATGAGCAATTTGTCACTAATG AGAACAGTGGAGAGTTGGTTAAGGAAGGAAAGAGATGAGGGgaggaaaagaaggaaagaacGAAAGGCAGTTGGCCTTCCAGAATTTGAAAGCCAAGTTGAGGGCAGCCGAGTGGCTGGGGACCCTGCTCGTGCTGCTGTTCGTGCATTGAACAACGGATGGGCTGCTGGAAGACTGCACTCCACCATTGCTGGTGAAGAGAATTTTTTCTTAAGTTCAAACAGTGTCTTGAGACAATAA